In Streptomyces sp. NBC_00344, the genomic window AGGCGCGAACGACAGCGATCGCCGCCGCACCAGTGCGGACCGCCTGTCCTGAAGCAGGATGATGTGTCAGAGGGAGACGATTCATCGTGATCGACCTGCTGAAGATAAGGCCGCGAACCCAACTTCCGTTTCCTCTTCACCCGCCACGCGAAGTGAAGGCCGGGGCAGCCCGAATGCAGAGGCGGCGGAGTTCATGCCGGAGCGGCTGCCCCCGGCGGGGGGAGCTCAGCCGGAGCGGTAGCCCCCGGCCTGGCGTTACGAGGAGGCTGGCAATATACGGCGGCAGCGAGGCAGTTGAGACCTCCCGTTGACAGGGGCAAAGACATGACGACGCACGCTGCGGAGGCTCAAGAGGACCGGTTGTCCGGTTCGGGGGAGGCGCGGGGGCGCGGTGCTGGGTTGCGAGTCCTGCTGTTCACGGTGACGGCACTCGTTTCCGGGGCCACGGGAGTGGCGGGCACCTTGCTCTACCAGAGAATCACCGCTCCGGACACGTCCGCCGTCGACGCTCAGGCCGCCGAGCTCGCCAAGGACCTGCGTCGCGACCTGAATGCAGGTTTTTGGTCGCCAGGGCACACCTTCGGGGGGCAGTTTACCGAGGGCACGCTCGTCGCCCAGGTCGAGGCACACGGCGGAGCGCTGCTGAGTGCCGGCACGGGGCAGGGGCAGTCCGGCGGTCACAACCACACGGCGAAGGTGATGTTGGGGCTGCTGCCGCCCGGCACGGAGACCGTCGCCGCAGGCGCCTATCCGGTCCGCTGCTACCGCTACACCTACAGTTTCGGCGCAGGTAGCGTGAAACAGTCCACGATGACTTGCCCCGCCTCGCGGACCGATAGCAAGCCCGGCAGCCTCGTGGCGCAGATGGGTGAGCTGCTTGCGCGGCAGCCCACCGGGACTTATGTGTACCGGCAAGTGGCTACCGCGGGATATGCGCATACTCCGCAAGGCGCTGTGGACTTGCTGAAGGACAAGCGGCTCGTATCCGCCCGCGACACCGTGCGCGTGGTCTCCGGCAAGGCTGACGGCGATGACGTCTACGTTCTCGCGGTGCACATCAACGGCGCCTGCCACTACCTGCGCATGGACTCCTCGTCTTCCGCGTCGCGTCTGATACCACTGTGGCTCGCCCCAGCCGATGAGCAGGAGGCTTGTGGCGTGAAGCAGGCAGTGGCCGCCGCTGTCCTGTCCGGGGTTGACCCCGCTAAGGCGGGGTGACAGCGGCGGCCGGCCCCACACAGCGGCTCGCAATCAGCTGCCGGTATCCAGCCCGTTGCGATCCAGGGCTGCTCGGGTCTGGCAGAGCCACTCCGTGCCGAGCCGGCGCCCGTTCGGGAATTGATCTTCTCGATCCCAGCGCCATGCTGTGATCATCGCCAGCACGAGGATCCTGCACGCACGCAGCAATCCTCGGTCGACACCCGGGTAGTGCTCGCTGACGTCATCGGGCGCATGGGCGAGGTCGAATTCGACAGGCCCACGGCAGCACGTCTCGAGGTCTATGAACAGCGGCCCGTTCTTCGTGGTCAGCACGTTGCCGGGGTGCGGCTCGCCGTGCAGGAGCTGCTCGGCTGTGCCGCGCTCAGTGATGGCTCGCCTCACGCTTCGCAAGGTGTTGCCGAGGAGCTCGCGATCCGCGTCGGCGAGCGTCGGCGTACGGTCGCGGCTTGCCACGAGTTGCTGGGCCTGCTCGACTCGATCCGTGAAATGCGGCGTGGGGACATCGAGTGTGCGCATACCGGCATGCAGCCGCTTGAGTGCATTGCCGTAGTCCGCTGGTAAGACCTCATGAGGCGTCGCGGGTTCGTAGTAGGTCCACAGCGTGACCACATAGCCATCCCGCTCGTATACGCCTGGCTCCACTCGAGGGTCAAGAGCGGCCACCGGGCTCCCGGATTCGGCAAGCCGTTGAGCAAGCTCGATCTCGAACTGTGCCACCTGGTGCTCTGCAGGTGCCACGCGGGCCAGGACATCACAAGGCAGCAGACGCAGACTGAGCTTGTTCGAGTCATGAACAACGATGGCGTCGTCGACTGTCAGGTCGAGCGATGAGGCTGCTGACAAGGCCGCAGCTACTGCACGCGGGACCTCTGACGCCTGCATCGTTGCCTGGCCCCCTTTTCGCTCACAGCTGCCGTACTTCCCAAGTGGCGCGACCTCGGGCACCGTACCCCGTTGGGGGCCGGGGCCACCCGGCCGCAGCACTTGCCCGCCTCGTCGGGACAGCAGCGCACTACCGCAGTCTCAAGCAACTGCGGCTGTCCAGGGCGTCCTGACGCACCAGCAGGGCGCGGAGCGGCGTACGGCGGCGGCCATGAGCGCAGCGCAGCGGGAAGGCCCGGAGAGCCATGGCCCGCTGGTTCTCCTGGGCCCGGGCAATACCGAGGGCCCCATCCCCTCGCCGCCCGGCCGCCGCTGGGTGGTCCGGCCCGGCCGGGGCCGCACCTGGGGGACGAACTGCCGGACAGACAGGGCACGGCACCCCCTGGGACCGCAGGCCGCCGATGGGCACGCCCGGGGGGTCCCGCGTGGTCAGCAGAGCGCCCGCACGAGGAGTGTTCCGATCTCGCGGGTGCCCGTCGGAGCTGCCAGTACGCCCGCGGTGGCTGCCGTGAATCCGTGCTCCGTGAGCATGTGCAGCCAGGCCTGCGGCTCGTAGTCCCAGTGCTGCATGACGAGCGGGTCAGCGTCACCGGACCCACCGGATCCACCGGACCCGTAGGACCCATTGGACCCATTGGACCCATCGAATCCATCGGACCGGCCGATGTGTGCGGACCGGCAGCCGTAGTGGTTCCCGACGGGCGGTCGTTGGGAGAACGCGAACACCCCGCCCGGACGCAGCGCCTTGCGGACCGCCGGCAGGAGAACCATCGGGTCGGTGAACCAGGCCGCGCCGAACACCGAGTACACGGCGTCGAAGTCCTCGTCCGTGTTCTCCATGTACGTCACGGCGTCCCCGAGGTTCAGGTCGAGGCCGGCGCCGTTCCAGAGGGCTTGCGCTGCCTTCAGCTGCGCGGGCGAGGCGTCCACGCCGACCGCGCGGGCACCGAGGGCGGCGAGGTGGGCGAGATTGCCGCCCTGTCCGCAGCCGAGGTCGAGGACCGATGAGCCGGGGCCGATGCCGAGAACGTCCGCGCCGGGGCCGTGGTCCGGGTACTGGGTGAAGTCGAACCGGGTGCGCCGGCCTGCGCCATGCGGGGGCCGCTCCGGCCTCTGCCG contains:
- a CDS encoding phosphotransferase enzyme family protein: MQASEVPRAVAAALSAASSLDLTVDDAIVVHDSNKLSLRLLPCDVLARVAPAEHQVAQFEIELAQRLAESGSPVAALDPRVEPGVYERDGYVVTLWTYYEPATPHEVLPADYGNALKRLHAGMRTLDVPTPHFTDRVEQAQQLVASRDRTPTLADADRELLGNTLRSVRRAITERGTAEQLLHGEPHPGNVLTTKNGPLFIDLETCCRGPVEFDLAHAPDDVSEHYPGVDRGLLRACRILVLAMITAWRWDREDQFPNGRRLGTEWLCQTRAALDRNGLDTGS
- a CDS encoding class I SAM-dependent methyltransferase, yielding MVDTTAWDTNARQRPERPPHGAGRRTRFDFTQYPDHGPGADVLGIGPGSSVLDLGCGQGGNLAHLAALGARAVGVDASPAQLKAAQALWNGAGLDLNLGDAVTYMENTDEDFDAVYSVFGAAWFTDPMVLLPAVRKALRPGGVFAFSQRPPVGNHYGCRSAHIGRSDGFDGSNGSNGSYGSGGSGGSGDADPLVMQHWDYEPQAWLHMLTEHGFTAATAGVLAAPTGTREIGTLLVRALC